A stretch of Branchiostoma lanceolatum isolate klBraLanc5 chromosome 14, klBraLanc5.hap2, whole genome shotgun sequence DNA encodes these proteins:
- the LOC136448996 gene encoding NACHT, LRR and PYD domains-containing protein 14-like — protein MEKSYSFQEEWLFDDGPSCVLVEGPAGIGKTMLCHKIAYDWAQGTIQSLKKFKLVFLVEMNKISFPSMKDVIVKIIAADEAVDDEVEAIWDFVSSNPEQILVIMDGLDEVRSPHKAKMAESFSKSPLRRAFSLITTRPESNCPLLRSCDKAYILEGHTVESLSKFIKRYFREDRASADGLLQRIRSNTPLSGIALNPLNAVFLCALWEDNQGALPATLTQLYSTLIECLVRRYFERIGQPCSEAELVLADVRNVLVTLGQVAFKGLEENRMVFQEPELEDIPNLIHVGLLAQDTWARRLSQRPWRFLHKTIQEYLTAYYLAESEQGFTVEQFAKVIPNPDMYMVCIFLAGLLKDRAHYFFETWTEVRDKSELANNLCLSCLYECAPHGELVEIVLPSFVDDGSFDVTTKLKNRFYNIPTNYLATISTMLHSDQKHSDPFVTAIVVDRWTAASDVPGFRQLLRTIGVCKTLQHISLPLFPVACDLQSMSSVLHANHSVSSIDLDIPLRCKSMPVHEINMAVSRILSSDSLRKVRLSMFGSSRQKHDRPPSFSEDDLRTLKLGAFLSSLSLTGNTSAALFLHLISVDVGKHKTLAALSLNISESEKDPLCSSLLSSSLETIFKQRGMVNKLLLSYGSASLVVPTILRTTAIKYLILDVSTFPDQDLCDVISALNRSKSMEFVVLFSEVAASQVYANAGKLLHKGPIKAVGLLSRFPHSCQSPSHKPGVKRMTLIASDQYVPTSTKGAKMLQTAFEEWFDEISRADMMAQSDVITSALDTLKFQTCPKLASIGWNHFEVWYKA, from the exons ATGGAGAAGTCCTACAGCTTCCAGGAAGAGTGGCTTTTCGATGACGGGCCTTCCTGCGTTCTCGTAGAGGGCCCTGCCGGCATCGGCAAAACCATGCTGTGCCACAAAATTGCCTACGATTGGGCGCAAGGCACTATCCAGTCACTGAAGAAGTTCAAGTTGGTTTTTCTAGTTGAGATGAATAAGATCAGCTTTCCCTCCATGAAAGACGTGATCGTGAAAATCATCGCAGCAGACGAAGCGGTAGACGATGAAGTGGAGGCCATATGGGACTTTGTCTCGTCCAATCCTGAGCAGATCCTTGTGATCATGGACGGGCTGGATGAGGTAAGGTCTCCTCACAAGGCAAAGATGGCGGAATCGTTCAGCAAGTCTCCGCTCCGCCGGGCCTTCTCGTTGATCACGACCCGGCCAGAGAGCAACTGCCCCCTCCTCAGGAGCTGTGACAAGGCCTACATCTTAGAGGGACACACAGTGGAGAGCCTGTCAAAATTCATCAAACGATACTTCAG GGAAGACAGGGCCTCCGCAGACGGTCTTCTGCAGCGCATCCGTTCGAATACTCCACTGTCAGGGATAGCCTTGAACCCGCTGAATGCGGTTTTCCTGTGTGCACTCTGGGAGGATAACCAGGGAGCCCTCCCCGCCACACTTACACAGCTGTACTCAACGCTCATAGAATGTCTCGTGCGTCGCTACTTCGAACGTATCGGGCAACCCTGCTCGGAAGCCGAGCTTGTGCTCGCGGATGTTCGTAATGTCCTCGTCACTCTCGGCCAGGTCGCCTTCAAGGGGCTCGAAGAAAACCGAATGGTGTTTCAGGAACCAGAGTTGGAGGACATCCCAAACCTCATTCACGTTGGACTCCTCGCGCAAGACACTTGGGCGAGGCGTCTGTCTCAACGTCCGTGGCGCTTCCTTCACAAGACGATCCAAGAGTATCTCACGGCATACTACCTTGCCGAGTCGGAACAGGGCTTTACCGTCGAGCAATTCGCGAAGGTCATTCCGAATCCTGACATGTACATGGTGTGCATATTCCTGGCAGGGCTCTTAAAGGATCGTGCTCATTACTTCTTCGAGACATGGACAGAAGTGAGAGACAAAAGTGAGCTGGCGAACAACCTGTGCCTGTCATGTTTGTACGAGTGTGCCCCTCATGGTGAACTGGTGGAGATTGTTCTCCCCTCCTTTGTCGACGACGGCTCCTTCGACGTGACCACTAAACTGAAGAATCGATTCTACAACATTCCAACTAACTACCTGGCAACGATATCGACGATGTTGCACTCGGACCAAAAACACAGCGACCCGTTCGTCACGGCCATCGTAGTCGACAGGTGGACTGCCGCTAGCGACGTCCCGGGCTTCAGACAGTTACTCCGCACCATTGGAGTCTGTAAGACCTTACAGCACATCAGCCTTCCACTTTTCCCCGTAGCCTGCGATCTGCAATCAATGTCGTCTGTTCTACACGCAAACCATTCCGTCTCCAGTATAGACCTGGACATCCCTCTCCGGTGCAAGTCCATGCCGGTCCACGAGATCAACATGGCGGTGTCGAGGATTCTGTCCAGCGACAGTCTAAGGAAAGTCCGGCTGAGCATGTTCGGCTCCTCTCGTCAGAAGCACGACCGACCGCCGAGTTTCTCCGAAGATGACCTTCGTACCCTGAAGCTGGGAGCCTTTCTGTCGTCCCTCTCTCTCACCGGGAATACTTCTGCCGCCCTTTTCTTGCATCTCATTTCGGTTGATGTTGGAAAACACAAAACTCTCGCTGCCTTGAGTCTCAATATCAGTGAGTCAGAGAAAGACCCACTTTGCTCAAGCCTTCTGTCTTCTTCGCTGGAAACAATCTTCAAACAAAGAGGCATGGTTAACAAACTTCTGTTGAGCTACGGATCAGCCTCTCTCGTTGTCCCGACGATCCTGCGGACGACTGCCATCAAGTACCTGATTCTAGACGTCTCAACATTTCCGGATCaggacctttgtgacgtcatatcCGCTTTGAATCGGTCAAAGTCCATGGAGTTCGTAGTGCTCTTTAGTGAAGTAGCGGCCTCCCAAGTCTATGCTAATGCAGGAAAACTGTTGCATAAGGGGCCCATCAAGGCGGTGGGACTGCTGTCCAGGTTTCCTCACTCCTGTCAATCACCATCTCACAAACCTGGCGTCAAGCGTATGACTCTCATTGCAAGTGACCAGTACGTCCCGACAAGCACCAAGGGAGCTAAGATGCTGCAG ACTGCATTTGAGGAGTGGTTCGACGAGATCAGCCGCGCAGACATGATGGCCCagagtgacgtcatcacgtctGCTCTGGACACGTTGAAGTTCCAGACCTGTCCTAAACTGGCCTCCATTGGATGGAACCATTTCGAGGTTTGGTACAAAGCGTGA
- the LOC136448562 gene encoding DNA-directed RNA polymerase III subunit RPC4-like, translating into MASNKDGPGRPAPGASGASGNVTPSSPLVARRGRGAPRRLPSIRSPRDLTLGGVPKKTFTPNIPVRKERNKNGESSTSKQSEQKGKSSKRGEERGRGRGGRGRGRGRGGDVIRTHSIFEEGPAGRQVRRGGGGGGGSYGSSDMPAPVFKAGSRTDIPENKEDTKKILKALQRDDFVSDIGYRETEKSLLPVQVPLVTTGSLVKHKEEEEMETDVKTDTKVKPETEDDVEMEDLTKPSVPTAPVKAQSARVKSEVGQGKRVTCAELFCSKAGNDSEMLFFQLPDTLPILPPSQDDDGRREVKKEDGKTKQEKEEDKAGGELSSVLPNMSEGYIGKLQVLKSGRTRLVLGHVALDVNMGSHCSFHQELVSVRHNTEAQTGDMTILGPVKHRLVCTPDFNTLLKLS; encoded by the exons ATGGCCTCTAATAAGGACGGTCCAGGACGTCCCGCACCTGGCGCCAGTGGAGCGTCAGGTAACGTGACTCCCTCCTCCCCCCTGGTGGCGAGACGAGGACGGGGAGCCCCCCGGAGGTTACCGTCCATCCGCAGTCCCAGGGATCTCACACTAGGGGGGGTGCCAAAG AAAACTTTTACCCCCAACATTCCAGTTCGAAAAGAGAGGAATAAAAATGG GGAATCATCTACAAGCAAGCAAAGTGAACAGAAGGGCAAGTCTTCGAAAAGGGGAGAGGAGAGGGGGAGAGGtcgtggggggagggggagaggaagggggaggggtggaGATGTCATCAGAACACACTCCATCTTTGAGGAGGGTCCAGCTGGGAGACAGGTCCGCAGAG GAGGTGGTGGTGGAGGTGGGTCCTATGGCTCCTCTGATATGCCTGCCCCAGTATTCAAGGCTGGGAGTAGAACAGACATCCCAGAAAACAAGGAAGACACCAAGAAAATCCTCAAGGCTCTTCAAAGAGATGAC TTTGTCAGTGACATTGGCTATAGGGAGACAGAGAAAAGTCTACTGCCGGTGCAGGTGCCTCTAGTAACAACTGGCTCTCTGGTAAAGCACAAGGAAGAGGAAGAGATGGAGACAGATGTCAAAACTGACACCAAAG TAAAGCCAGAGACTGAAGATGATGTTGAGATGGAGGATTTGACTAAACCAAGTGTCCCAACTGCACCTGTCAAAGCACAGTCTGCTCGGGTGAAGTCCGAAGTGGGACAGGGCAAAAGG GTCACATGTGCAGAGTTGTTCTGCAGTAAGGCTGGGAATGACAGTGAGATGCTGTTCTTCCAGTTACCGGACACCCTCCCCATCCTCCCACCCTCCCAAGATGACGACGGCAGACGAGAAGTCAAgaaggaagatgggaagactaAACAAGAAAAGGAAGAG GACAAAGCTGGAGGTGAACTTTCCTCAGTGTTGCCCAACATGTCGGAAGGTTACATCGGGAAGCTTCAGGTCCTGAAGTCAGGCAGGACCCGGCTAGTGTTAGGGCATGTCGCACTCGATGTGAACATGGGAAGCCACTGTTCTTTTCACCAG gaattggtgtctgtcagacataaCACTGAGGCCCAGACCGGTGACATGACCATCTTAGGCCCTGTAAAACACAGACTAGTGTGCACTCCAGACTTCAACACTTTACTCAAGCTGAGTTAG